One region of Termitidicoccus mucosus genomic DNA includes:
- a CDS encoding family 78 glycoside hydrolase catalytic domain yields MTTLTAFYLFTLGTTMAVMFPPRAAAAEDWRVIGLRCEYAVNPSGIDSGHPRLFWRVESSERGQRQTAWQVIVASSVERLARDQGDLWDSGRVSSDQTAFVPYGGNSLVSSQQVFWKVRAWDKNGFPSAWSEPAFWTMGLLSPAEWKGRWIAGHAATESLLLRGEFVVRPNLRRAFVHASGLGHYKLFLNGAGVGNDILTPGWTNYFKTVLYDTHEVTDLLKPGVNAAGFLLGNGFYNLAHRDRFTKLTGSFGPLRAILHLRLEYEDGAVGFVGTNSNWRTQSGPITVGHIFAGEDYDARLMPAGWAEPGFDDSKWRHAVELLRPQGVLRGLSVAGEPLRVIEMHQPIDVKSFSDGTRVYDFGQNASHMPRIRVNGPAGSVIRITPSEVVNPDGTINRNTMDKGNRGNAWWQYTKQSDREETWFPNFYYVGCRYVKAEGFASEADLPVKVPAEDSTFPSVPADAPRSDPDRAARLESIEMAVVHAAAAGTGRFESSNPLLNQIRDLVRWAQRSNMMSVLTDCPHREKLGWLEQYHLNGPAIRYEFDVARIFTKGMNDMADAQTDEGLIPNIAPEFTVFKGAFRAAAEWGASFLLVPWQQYEFNGDRALIETYYPAMKRYFSWLESRSRDDLLDEGLGDWFDLGPAKPGKAQNTPPIVTASAFFYYDAKLLSEAAALLGHADEAKAFAMRADQIKSSYNKKFFDPSRGVYATGSQAANALPLVMGLVDPAQKSRVLDALVRDIEQQGYATTAGDVGFRFVLRALADNNRSDVVYRMVCQREKPGYAYQLKQGATSLTEAWDSNLDTSHNHFMLGQVTEWFYHDLAGIAFDRAAPGFKHAIIRPQLPADLDWVEACHDSVHGPVAVRWERVGRQLTLHVSIPANTTASIHVPSRDGSDVTEGGSPVGRNHAGVRYLRREGDCSVYAVESGSYVFASQWQ; encoded by the coding sequence ATGACAACGCTTACCGCATTCTACCTGTTCACGCTGGGAACCACGATGGCAGTGATGTTTCCTCCACGCGCCGCCGCGGCCGAGGATTGGCGCGTCATCGGGTTACGCTGCGAATATGCAGTAAACCCAAGCGGGATCGACAGCGGCCACCCTCGTCTGTTTTGGCGCGTGGAGAGCAGCGAACGAGGACAACGCCAGACGGCCTGGCAAGTGATTGTGGCATCGAGTGTGGAGAGGCTCGCCAGAGACCAGGGCGATTTGTGGGACAGCGGACGCGTTTCCTCGGACCAGACGGCCTTCGTCCCCTACGGTGGAAACTCGCTCGTCTCATCGCAACAGGTATTCTGGAAAGTGCGTGCCTGGGATAAGAATGGATTCCCGTCTGCATGGAGTGAGCCAGCCTTCTGGACGATGGGACTGCTTTCTCCTGCCGAATGGAAGGGAAGGTGGATCGCCGGCCACGCGGCCACGGAGTCGTTGTTATTGCGAGGTGAATTTGTCGTCCGTCCGAATCTGCGGCGCGCATTCGTCCATGCCTCGGGACTCGGACACTATAAACTGTTTCTGAACGGCGCCGGGGTCGGGAATGACATTCTTACGCCAGGTTGGACAAATTACTTCAAGACTGTCCTCTACGATACCCACGAAGTAACAGATTTGCTGAAACCCGGAGTCAATGCGGCCGGTTTTTTGCTTGGCAACGGTTTTTATAATCTGGCGCATCGCGATCGCTTCACCAAACTCACGGGATCGTTCGGGCCGCTGCGGGCGATCCTCCATCTCCGGCTCGAATACGAGGATGGGGCGGTGGGATTCGTCGGCACAAATTCCAATTGGCGCACGCAATCAGGTCCGATCACGGTCGGCCATATCTTTGCCGGCGAAGATTACGATGCCCGGCTGATGCCGGCAGGCTGGGCGGAACCGGGATTCGATGACTCGAAATGGAGGCATGCCGTGGAGCTGCTGCGTCCGCAAGGTGTGCTGCGCGGGCTGAGTGTGGCGGGCGAACCCTTGCGGGTGATCGAAATGCATCAGCCAATTGACGTGAAATCTTTTTCGGATGGCACACGGGTCTATGATTTCGGCCAGAACGCCTCGCACATGCCGCGTATCCGCGTGAACGGCCCGGCCGGTTCGGTCATCCGGATTACCCCTTCCGAAGTCGTGAATCCGGATGGCACGATTAACCGCAACACCATGGACAAGGGCAATCGCGGCAACGCATGGTGGCAATATACCAAGCAATCCGACCGTGAGGAAACGTGGTTTCCTAATTTCTATTATGTAGGCTGCCGTTATGTGAAGGCGGAGGGATTTGCGTCGGAGGCCGATCTGCCCGTCAAGGTGCCGGCCGAGGATTCCACCTTCCCTTCGGTTCCGGCCGACGCACCGCGTTCAGATCCGGACCGGGCCGCACGCCTTGAATCGATCGAGATGGCGGTGGTTCACGCCGCGGCGGCGGGGACCGGCCGCTTCGAGTCATCGAATCCTTTGCTCAACCAGATCCGTGATCTCGTTCGCTGGGCGCAGCGCTCCAATATGATGTCCGTGCTCACCGACTGCCCGCACCGGGAAAAGCTTGGCTGGCTGGAGCAATATCACCTGAACGGCCCCGCGATTCGCTACGAATTCGACGTGGCCCGGATCTTTACCAAGGGCATGAACGACATGGCCGACGCGCAGACTGACGAGGGATTGATACCCAACATCGCACCGGAATTCACCGTGTTCAAGGGAGCGTTTCGGGCTGCGGCGGAATGGGGAGCGTCGTTTCTCCTCGTTCCGTGGCAACAATATGAATTCAACGGCGACCGTGCCCTGATTGAGACGTATTATCCCGCGATGAAACGCTATTTTTCCTGGCTGGAGAGCCGGTCGCGGGATGATCTGCTGGACGAGGGCTTGGGCGACTGGTTCGACCTCGGCCCGGCAAAACCGGGCAAGGCGCAGAACACCCCGCCCATCGTCACCGCTTCTGCATTTTTCTATTATGATGCCAAGCTCTTGTCCGAAGCAGCCGCGCTGCTCGGTCATGCGGACGAGGCAAAGGCATTTGCGATGCGGGCCGATCAGATCAAAAGCAGCTACAACAAGAAGTTTTTCGATCCATCTCGCGGCGTCTACGCAACTGGCTCTCAGGCGGCAAATGCGCTTCCGCTGGTCATGGGATTGGTCGATCCCGCGCAAAAATCGCGCGTTCTCGACGCGCTGGTGCGGGATATCGAGCAGCAAGGATACGCCACCACGGCGGGCGACGTGGGGTTTCGTTTTGTATTGAGGGCGCTGGCCGACAATAATCGTTCCGATGTGGTCTACCGGATGGTGTGTCAGCGGGAAAAACCCGGCTATGCCTATCAATTGAAACAGGGGGCCACCAGTTTGACCGAGGCATGGGACTCCAATCTCGATACCTCGCACAATCATTTCATGCTCGGGCAGGTTACGGAGTGGTTCTATCATGACCTCGCGGGCATCGCATTCGACCGCGCGGCGCCGGGCTTCAAGCATGCCATCATCCGGCCGCAACTGCCCGCCGATCTGGATTGGGTGGAGGCATGCCATGATTCCGTGCACGGGCCGGTTGCGGTTCGCTGGGAACGCGTCGGAAGGCAACTGACCTTGCATGTGTCCATTCCCGCCAATACCACCGCCTCCATCCATGTTCCGAGTCGGGACGGATCGGATGTGACGGAGGGCGGATCGCCCGTTGGCCGGAATCATGCCGGCGTGCGCTATCTCCGGCGCGAAGGGGATTGCTCCGTTTATGCAGTGGAATCGGGCTCTTATGTCTTCGCGTCGCAGTGGCAATAA
- a CDS encoding alpha/beta hydrolase — protein sequence MRPWSLALPFLLFAVLSAQPPPLVPPTPSPEATAATLHVQIPLWPEGGMPLAKENPRAETINHKGGIAAVSRPSLVPFPLPPGQPNTGVAIIVFPGGGYSHLDWTNHVIALTGQFHPRGVAVFALKYRTKANAQDTAEAALADAQRAVRLVRSRAGEHGITCLGVVGYSAGANLAMRLAGSFDDGDPASADPVARHSSRPDFIAGLSTWAYGRAESPFTFLKNTPPVFLGHADDDKGAPVALALHIRRQLEALQVPVHLERHDTGGHGAFHFMPNRSGALWPDALLQWLDTRNLVLPPRS from the coding sequence ATGCGCCCTTGGTCCCTTGCCCTGCCGTTTCTCCTGTTTGCGGTTTTGTCCGCGCAGCCCCCGCCGCTGGTGCCTCCGACTCCTTCGCCGGAAGCCACGGCCGCGACCCTGCATGTGCAAATTCCCCTTTGGCCGGAAGGCGGCATGCCGCTCGCAAAAGAGAATCCCCGGGCCGAAACCATAAACCACAAGGGCGGCATCGCCGCCGTCTCGCGTCCGTCGCTGGTGCCCTTTCCGCTTCCTCCCGGGCAGCCCAACACGGGTGTCGCGATCATCGTCTTCCCGGGCGGCGGTTACAGTCACCTCGACTGGACAAACCATGTCATCGCGCTCACCGGGCAATTCCATCCCCGGGGAGTCGCGGTGTTTGCCCTCAAATATCGCACCAAGGCAAACGCGCAGGACACCGCCGAGGCCGCCTTGGCCGACGCGCAGCGCGCCGTCCGCCTCGTGCGTTCCCGGGCCGGCGAGCATGGCATCACTTGCCTCGGCGTCGTCGGTTACTCTGCCGGGGCCAATCTGGCCATGCGGCTCGCGGGCAGTTTCGATGACGGAGACCCGGCAAGCGCCGACCCCGTCGCCCGCCATTCCTCCCGTCCGGATTTCATCGCGGGCCTTTCCACCTGGGCTTACGGCAGGGCGGAGTCTCCCTTCACCTTCCTGAAAAACACGCCCCCGGTTTTTCTCGGCCATGCCGATGACGACAAGGGCGCCCCGGTCGCGCTTGCCCTGCACATCCGGCGACAGCTCGAAGCGTTGCAGGTCCCCGTGCACCTTGAGCGCCACGACACCGGGGGCCACGGGGCGTTTCATTTCATGCCCAATCGCTCCGGAGCCCTCTGGCCCGACGCCCTGCTCCAGTGGCTCGACACCCGGAACCTCGTTCTCCCGCCTCGCTCCTGA
- the accC gene encoding acetyl-CoA carboxylase biotin carboxylase subunit, with protein MIKKILIANRGEIALRIVRACRELGIKTLAVYSEADVQSLHVQLADEAICIGGPKGADSYLKADRIIAAAEIADVDAIHPGYGFLAENAKFAEQCESCNIKFIGPNAKVISMMGDKAIAKATVSKAGVPIVPGSDGPIESEAEAVKVARKIGYPVIIKAVAGGGGRGMRIAHNDVSFAKEFHVARNEAEKAFGNGSVYVEKYIEKPRHIEFQILADSHGKVLHLGERDCSIQRRHQKLIEEAPSPFITPDLRKKMGKAAVKAAAAAKYENAGTIEFLVDAKGNFYFIEMNTRIQVEHPVTEEVTGIDLIKQQIHVANGDKLEMSQGDITFTKHAIECRINAEDPARNFAPSPGTIGLYYSPGGHGVRVDSHAYSGYTIPPYYDSMIGKLICYGSNRKIALERTYRALNEFLVRGIKTTIPLHKAVLADPMFIEGKYTTAYMEDFLKRTPADLFA; from the coding sequence ATGATCAAGAAGATCCTCATCGCCAACCGCGGTGAAATTGCCCTCCGTATCGTCCGCGCCTGCCGGGAGTTGGGCATCAAGACGCTCGCCGTTTACTCCGAGGCCGACGTGCAGTCCCTGCACGTGCAACTCGCCGACGAGGCCATTTGCATCGGCGGACCCAAGGGGGCCGACAGCTACCTGAAGGCCGACCGCATCATCGCGGCCGCCGAGATCGCCGACGTGGATGCCATTCATCCCGGCTATGGTTTTCTGGCGGAAAATGCGAAGTTCGCCGAGCAGTGCGAGTCGTGCAACATCAAGTTCATCGGTCCCAACGCCAAGGTCATCAGCATGATGGGGGACAAAGCCATCGCCAAGGCGACCGTGAGCAAGGCCGGCGTGCCGATCGTGCCCGGCAGCGACGGCCCCATCGAAAGCGAGGCGGAGGCGGTCAAGGTCGCGCGCAAGATCGGCTATCCGGTCATCATCAAAGCCGTGGCGGGCGGCGGCGGACGCGGCATGCGCATCGCGCACAACGACGTGTCGTTTGCGAAGGAATTCCACGTGGCCCGCAACGAGGCGGAGAAGGCGTTCGGCAACGGCTCGGTTTATGTGGAGAAATACATCGAGAAGCCGCGCCACATCGAGTTTCAGATCCTCGCCGACTCGCACGGGAAGGTGCTGCATCTCGGCGAGCGCGACTGTTCCATCCAGCGCCGCCACCAGAAGCTGATCGAGGAGGCGCCGTCGCCGTTCATCACGCCGGACTTGCGCAAGAAGATGGGCAAGGCCGCCGTGAAGGCCGCCGCCGCCGCGAAATACGAGAATGCGGGCACGATCGAGTTCCTGGTCGATGCGAAGGGCAACTTCTACTTCATCGAGATGAACACGCGCATCCAGGTGGAGCATCCCGTCACGGAGGAGGTGACCGGGATCGATTTGATCAAGCAACAAATCCACGTGGCCAACGGCGACAAACTTGAGATGAGCCAGGGCGACATCACGTTCACGAAACATGCCATCGAATGCCGCATCAACGCCGAGGACCCCGCGCGCAACTTCGCGCCCTCGCCGGGCACCATCGGGCTCTATTACTCGCCCGGGGGCCACGGCGTGCGCGTGGACAGCCACGCCTACAGCGGCTACACCATCCCGCCCTACTACGACTCGATGATCGGCAAGCTCATCTGCTACGGCTCGAACCGCAAAATCGCGCTGGAGCGGACGTATCGGGCGCTCAACGAATTTCTGGTGCGCGGCATCAAGACGACGATCCCGCTGCACAAGGCCGTCCTTGCCGATCCGATGTTCATCGAGGGCAAATACACCACGGCCTACATGGAGGACTTCCTGAAGCGCACCCCGGCGGACCTGTTCGCGTGA
- the accB gene encoding acetyl-CoA carboxylase biotin carboxyl carrier protein: MDIKQIKQIIELIKTSELTEFALEEEGFKLKIRRGEGGAVIGSAPGGTYPPIPLAASAAPAAAPVASVPAAPSAGGAATVAASADEPGVSYIKSPMVGTFYRAPSPESVAFVEPGAAVAENTVVCIIEAMKIMNEIQAETKGVVVEALVESGQPVEYGQRLFKIKQA, from the coding sequence TTGGACATCAAACAAATCAAACAAATCATCGAGCTCATCAAGACGTCTGAGCTCACGGAGTTCGCCCTCGAGGAAGAGGGTTTTAAGCTGAAAATCAGGCGAGGCGAAGGCGGGGCCGTGATTGGGTCCGCCCCCGGCGGCACCTATCCGCCGATTCCGCTCGCCGCCAGCGCGGCCCCCGCCGCCGCGCCGGTCGCCTCCGTCCCCGCCGCCCCGTCGGCCGGTGGCGCGGCGACGGTCGCCGCCAGCGCGGATGAGCCGGGTGTGAGCTACATCAAATCGCCGATGGTGGGCACTTTTTACCGCGCGCCATCGCCGGAGAGCGTGGCGTTTGTCGAGCCGGGCGCGGCGGTCGCGGAAAACACGGTTGTCTGCATCATCGAGGCCATGAAGATCATGAACGAGATCCAGGCCGAGACGAAGGGCGTGGTCGTCGAGGCGCTCGTGGAGAGCGGCCAGCCGGTCGAATACGGTCAGCGTCTTTTCAAAATCAAACAGGCATAA
- a CDS encoding sialidase family protein, whose product MSYLYNKKLAAMGLAAFVAFFWSTVAAAQTKSPAGHPAIVASGFIYEQAPYPQCHASTIVETSPGKLVASWFGGTAERNPDVCIWVAHFENGHWTEGVRVADGAQGDGTRLPTWNPVLFQAPNGGPLVLFYKVGPSPSTWWGMKMTSMDGGKTWTEPERLPKGILGPIKNKPVVLANGAWYSPSSTEGGPDGWIVHFEVSHDSGKTWGIIGPVDKGVGFDAIQPSVLFHRDGRLQALCRTKEGVVAMTWSNDNGTRWSPLAATELPNPNSGTDAVTLSDGRQLIVYNHYAHRPDLSGKGYRYPIDIAVSLDGVKWDHALTLDAEPLEAGYAYPAVIQSADGLVHITYTWDRKRIKHVVVDPKLL is encoded by the coding sequence ATGTCATATCTATATAACAAAAAACTGGCGGCCATGGGACTCGCTGCATTCGTTGCGTTTTTCTGGAGCACAGTTGCCGCAGCCCAGACAAAATCGCCGGCCGGGCACCCCGCTATCGTCGCGTCGGGCTTCATCTATGAGCAGGCGCCCTATCCGCAATGCCATGCCTCGACTATTGTCGAAACCTCGCCAGGCAAGCTGGTCGCGTCGTGGTTCGGCGGCACGGCGGAGCGCAATCCCGATGTATGTATCTGGGTCGCTCATTTCGAGAATGGACACTGGACCGAAGGCGTGCGGGTCGCGGACGGCGCGCAAGGCGACGGCACCCGCCTGCCGACTTGGAATCCGGTTCTTTTTCAGGCGCCGAACGGCGGACCGCTGGTTTTGTTTTATAAGGTAGGACCGTCTCCGAGCACGTGGTGGGGCATGAAAATGACATCGATGGATGGAGGAAAAACCTGGACCGAACCGGAACGGCTTCCGAAAGGGATATTGGGGCCGATTAAAAACAAACCTGTCGTGCTCGCCAACGGCGCTTGGTATTCGCCGTCCAGCACGGAGGGCGGGCCGGACGGGTGGATCGTGCATTTTGAAGTTTCCCACGACAGTGGAAAGACGTGGGGGATCATAGGTCCCGTGGACAAAGGCGTGGGATTCGATGCGATCCAGCCGAGTGTGCTTTTCCATCGTGACGGGCGCTTGCAGGCGCTTTGCCGCACCAAGGAAGGAGTGGTCGCAATGACTTGGTCGAACGACAACGGCACCCGTTGGAGCCCGCTCGCGGCCACCGAATTACCCAATCCCAATTCGGGCACCGATGCGGTCACGCTCAGTGATGGACGGCAGTTGATCGTATATAATCATTACGCTCACCGGCCGGATTTGTCAGGTAAAGGGTATCGTTATCCGATCGATATTGCGGTTTCCTTGGACGGAGTGAAATGGGATCATGCGCTCACGCTCGACGCGGAGCCGCTTGAGGCGGGCTATGCGTATCCGGCAGTCATCCAAAGCGCGGACGGACTGGTTCACATTACCTATACATGGGATCGCAAGCGCATCAAGCATGTGGTCGTAGATCCGAAGCTGCTGTAG
- a CDS encoding PD40 domain-containing protein, whose translation MKKLFSLFVLVAGFCALVSRAQTAGGPDITVGVGRGDALSVRIRGDTALVALAQKAFSTHGRYVVYAPTASGANFDLTFTGVSGTQVRVDVNKGAAAVMSQTLGGTSQANALYRAADAAVRATSGLNGFFASRLAFISNRTGADEIYVGDLFLQNVEQVTNQRASVLTPRWSPDGSRLLYTSFKNKVPDIYQIDLVQKRWSTFVSFNGTNMGARFSPDGSRVVMVLSANDRGGAQPEVFVSTAQGRSPARLTRAASAKSSPCFSPDGSRVVFAMEPGPQLYVMPASGGAPSRIAGGFSSYCAEPDWSRASPNKIALTVRDGRNFQVGVWDLANGQGKIVSKVNGDAVEPCWLADGRHVVFTFRTAGSRKLGILDTETGKHTIISSIYSEKGSVWGP comes from the coding sequence ATGAAAAAACTGTTTTCGCTCTTCGTTTTGGTTGCCGGTTTTTGCGCGTTGGTCTCCCGCGCGCAGACCGCCGGCGGGCCCGACATCACGGTCGGGGTGGGGCGCGGTGACGCGCTTTCCGTGCGCATCCGCGGCGACACGGCGCTCGTGGCCCTGGCGCAAAAGGCGTTTTCCACGCACGGCCGCTACGTGGTTTACGCGCCGACCGCCTCGGGGGCGAACTTTGACCTGACCTTCACCGGGGTCTCCGGCACGCAGGTCCGCGTCGATGTGAACAAGGGTGCCGCCGCCGTGATGAGCCAGACGCTCGGCGGCACGAGCCAGGCCAACGCGCTTTATCGCGCGGCCGACGCGGCGGTGCGGGCGACGAGCGGGTTGAACGGATTTTTCGCGTCGCGGCTCGCCTTCATCAGCAACCGCACCGGAGCCGATGAGATTTATGTGGGCGACCTTTTCCTGCAAAACGTCGAGCAAGTCACCAACCAGCGCGCTTCCGTGCTCACGCCGCGCTGGTCGCCCGACGGTTCGCGGCTGCTTTACACGAGCTTCAAGAACAAGGTTCCCGACATCTACCAAATCGATCTCGTGCAGAAACGCTGGAGCACCTTTGTCAGTTTCAACGGCACCAACATGGGCGCGCGCTTCAGCCCCGACGGCTCGCGGGTCGTGATGGTGCTCTCGGCCAACGATCGCGGCGGCGCGCAACCCGAGGTTTTCGTGAGCACCGCGCAAGGCCGTTCGCCTGCGCGCCTGACGCGCGCAGCCTCGGCGAAATCATCGCCGTGTTTCTCGCCCGACGGTTCGCGGGTCGTGTTTGCGATGGAGCCGGGGCCGCAGCTTTACGTCATGCCCGCGTCGGGCGGCGCGCCTTCGCGCATCGCGGGCGGGTTCAGCAGCTATTGCGCGGAGCCGGACTGGAGCCGCGCCTCACCCAACAAAATCGCGCTGACGGTGCGCGACGGGCGCAACTTTCAAGTCGGGGTGTGGGATCTGGCGAACGGGCAGGGCAAGATTGTCTCAAAGGTGAACGGCGACGCGGTCGAACCCTGCTGGCTGGCGGACGGCCGCCACGTGGTGTTCACGTTCCGCACGGCGGGCAGCCGCAAGCTCGGCATCCTCGACACCGAGACGGGCAAGCACACCATCATCAGCTCGATCTATTCCGAAAAAGGCAGCGTGTGGGGACCGTGA